The following coding sequences lie in one Phacochoerus africanus isolate WHEZ1 chromosome 12, ROS_Pafr_v1, whole genome shotgun sequence genomic window:
- the ASCL5 gene encoding achaete-scute homolog 5, producing the protein MNDDFGRALVDRRPAAPPGCLPLGIRPPPRPAPLPRAEPLGAVPFLLYPGAPEPPYCDAYAGVFPCTPFPGALGVCDYPFEPAFIQKRNERERQRVRCVNEGYARLRGHLPGALAEKRLSKVETLRAAIRYIKYLQELLSAAPDGPREPPAPPAREPDSSEPTCCSSSPLFESEECSH; encoded by the coding sequence ATGAACGACGACTTCGGCCGGGCGCTGGTGGACCGCCGGCCCGCGGCGCCCCCTGGCTGCCTGCCGCTGGGCATCAGGCCCCCTCCCCGGCCCGCGCCCCTACCCCGCGCCGAGCCGCTGGGCGCGGTGCCCTTCCTGCTGTACCCGGGCGCCCCCGAGCCGCCCTACTGCGACGCCTACGCGGGCGTGTTCCCCTGCACGCCCTTCCCCGGCGCCCTGGGCGTCTGTGACTACCCCTTCGAGCCCGCCTTCATCCAGAAGCGCAACGAGCGCGAGCGCCAGCGCGTCCGCTGCGTCAACGAGGGCTACGCGCGCCTCCGCGGCCACCTCCCTGGCGCCCTGGCCGAGAAGCGACTCAGCAAGGTGGAGACCCTGCGCGCGGCCATCCGCTACATCAAGTACCTGCAGGAGCTGCTGAGCGCTGCCCCCGACGGCCCCCGTGAGCCCCCGGCGCCCCCGGCCCGGGAGCCCGACTCTTCCGAGCccacctgctgctcctcctcGCCCCTCTTTGAGTCGGAGGAATGCAGCCACTGA